The genomic window CTCTGCAATTCCCTCTTTGTTCCGCCTGAGTTCCTCATCGCAGCCTGAGCCCAGCTGCGTTTGGGTGGCAACAGGCGTCCAATTGAGTGTGCTGCGGCTCCTTGTGTGCCGTGGCCCCGGCCTGTCCCTgttcctcccagccctgcacacaaaACGCACCCAGAAAAGCCACCCTTGGGTTCAcgttgctgctgctggcaaggctcaGCCTGGGCCAAGCTCTGGGGCCACATGACACACAGCAGAAATCCAGCCCCGCAGGCTGTGCAGGGGCTTCCCACTGCTCCCCTGGGGAATTCACTGCTCCCATGACACTCCCAACAGATCGAGTTAGGGTCACCCTGTCCTGGTGGCTTCTGCCCTGCTGTTGGAAAGTCCCCACAATGTCATAGCGAGgccacagagaagaggaagcagcagcttctctctGCTCTGTAACGCACCAGGACAGCTCTGCTGATGCATCAACTAAGTAAGTATCTtgtctttccctcctcttccaggCTGACCAgtgcacaggcctgcagggctTCCTGGTCTTCCACAGCTTCGGTGGGGGCACCGGCTCCGGCTTCACCTCCCTGCTCATGGAGCGCCTGTCCGTCGACTATGGCAAGAAGTCCAAGCTGGAGTTCTCCATCTACCCGGCACCTCAGGTGTCCACGGCTGTGGTGGAGCCCTACAACTCCATCCTCACCACCCACACCACCCTGGAGCACTCCGACTGTGCCTTCATGGTGGACAACGAGGCCATCTACGACATCTGCCGCAGGAACCTGGACATCGAGCGCCCCACCTACACCAACCTCAACAGGTTGATAGGCCAGATCGTGTCCTCCATCACGGCGTCCCTGCGCTTTGATGGGGCCCTGAATGTCGATCTGACCGAGTTTCAGACCAACCTGGTGCCCTACCCCCGTATCCACTTCCCCCTGGCCACCTATGCCCCTGTCATCTCTGCTGAGAAAGCTTACCACGAGCAGCTCTCTGTAGCAGAGATCACCAATGCCTGCTTTGAGCCGGCCAACCAGATGGTGAAGTGTGACCCTCGCCACGGCAAGTACATGGCCTGTTGCCTGCTGTACCGTGGCGACGTGGTGCCCAAAGATGTCAATGCAGCCATTGCCACCATTAAGACCAAGCGCACTATCCAGTTTGTGGACTGGTGCCCCACGGGTTTCAAGGTGGGCATCAACTACCAGCCGCCCACGGTGGTTCCCGGGGGGGACCTGGCCAAGGTGCAGCGGGCCGTGTGCATGCTGAGCAACACGACGGCCATTGCCGAGGCGTGGGCCCGCCTGGACCACAAGTTTGACCTGATGTACGCCAAGCGTGCCTTCGTGCACTGGTACGTGGGGGAGGGCATGGAGGAGGGGGAGTTCTCGGAGGCGCGGGAGGACATGGCTGCCCTGGAGAAGGATTACGAGGAGGTGGGGGTGGACTCGGTGGAAGGCGAAGGtgaggaagaaggggaggaatACTAAACTCTCACAACGGTGCTGCTCTTACAGGGAACGTAACCTAGGTCCGGTAGCCCGAGCGGCGGGGCTGTAGCCGCGTCCGCCACGCGTTTGCTGTGCAACGGTCTGCGTTCGCGAGAAAGCGTTGCGGGCTCACCCCGTCCGCTGCCGTGGGTCTCAATAAAAAGCATTCCCTGTCCTCGAGGACCCGTGTCTGGTGTGGTCGCTGCGTGGCACGCTGCCCTCGGGCTCCGGGGTGGCTGCTGCGGGCTGGCTCAGTCGTGGCGTGTgaccccggccggccggggggctgcagccgAGCACCCCGGGCATCTGctcggggccgcgggcggctctCGGGTTTCCCTGGAGCCGGGCGCGCgcccctgctgcagcagaagctcTTTGTGGTTTCGGGGGGCTCTTGCATCCCCTGGATGGATCCCAGGTGCCGGGGTCCATGCAGCCCCTGCGCCCCAGCCTGGTGGCCGCTGTGTCCCCAGGGTGTTGCGGGTGCCCCCTCTGGCTGCCCGCCCGCAGTGCCCCGTGTCCCACCGCATGTCTCGGCTGCCCCGTGCCGTCCCCCACGGGCACGGGagctgcggcccccccccccacgtccctccaGCCGGGGGTGAATAACGGAAGGGAAGGGGAACGGGCGTGAGACGCGGGGGGTGCGtggcgccggggctgccgcagTGCGGGCTGCGCCCGCGGCTTCCACCACCACCAATGCCATTTTGCAGCAGCCGGCCGGCGCTCCCGCCTGGGAGGCGAGAAAATGGAGCCGGGCAGGGCCtgggcggcgcggggagctggcgcggggccgggaggccgCGGGAAGATGGCGGGCGCCGCCGCAGCGAGGCCGGCCCTCGCCAGCGCCGTTCGTCGCTCGCCCGGCGGCAGTGATTGATGCCGGGCGAATGGCGGCCCGACACGTCAGCCGCCGCAGTGccgctgcggcgggcggcggcgggggccggggcggcgggctggcagcCCCGCGCCGtgcgccgcagcctcccctgcgcCCGGCACCGCTGCGCTGCGGGCGAAGCTCGCCGCAAGGCAGCAAGCGGCATCGTGGGGGGCAAATAGCGTCGGGGGGCGCGCGGCGCTCGCCCAGGGTCCCCCCCGGCGCCAGGCtcggctccctgctgccctgcgccGGGGCTGACCCCCATTGCAGGGCAAGCAGGATCTGACCCACAGCACAGAGCGAGCAGGGTCTGACCCACAGCGCTGAGCGAGCAGGGTCTGACCCACGGTGCTGAGCGAGCAGGATCTGACCCACAGCACAGAGCGAGCAGGGTCTGACCCACGGCGCTGAGCGAGCAGGGTCTGTCTGACCCCCATTGCAGGGCAAGCAGGATCTGACCCACAGCACAGAGTGAGCAGGGTCTGACCCACAGCGCTGAGCGAGCAGGGTC from Struthio camelus isolate bStrCam1 chromosome 28, bStrCam1.hap1, whole genome shotgun sequence includes these protein-coding regions:
- the LOC104149554 gene encoding tubulin alpha-1A chain; the protein is MRECISIHVGQAGVQIGNACWELYCLEHGIQPDGQMPSDKTIGGGDDSFNTFFSETGAGKHVPRAVFVDLEPTVIDEVRTGTYRQLFHPEQLITGKEDAANNYARGHYTIGKEIIDLVLDRIRKLADQCTGLQGFLVFHSFGGGTGSGFTSLLMERLSVDYGKKSKLEFSIYPAPQVSTAVVEPYNSILTTHTTLEHSDCAFMVDNEAIYDICRRNLDIERPTYTNLNRLIGQIVSSITASLRFDGALNVDLTEFQTNLVPYPRIHFPLATYAPVISAEKAYHEQLSVAEITNACFEPANQMVKCDPRHGKYMACCLLYRGDVVPKDVNAAIATIKTKRTIQFVDWCPTGFKVGINYQPPTVVPGGDLAKVQRAVCMLSNTTAIAEAWARLDHKFDLMYAKRAFVHWYVGEGMEEGEFSEAREDMAALEKDYEEVGVDSVEGEGEEEGEEY